A window of Candidatus Delongbacteria bacterium contains these coding sequences:
- a CDS encoding glutamine amidotransferase, protein MCNVIETRKCYLYVLNTMADWEIGYITAELKSGRFLLNNEKFEIIPISSKLESIETMGGIVIEPVETIINVEFRQNDLLILPGSDTWMDENNNQVLDMIPDLLKRNVIVAAICGATIALAKKGILENLKHTSNDKNFLKMMCPDYAGESFYIEEPAITDGNLITASGLAPLEFSYQILQKLNVMKKDTLYAWYQLNLTKKSKWFFSLLESMK, encoded by the coding sequence ATGTGTAATGTAATTGAAACCAGAAAATGTTATTTATATGTTTTAAACACTATGGCAGATTGGGAAATTGGATATATTACAGCAGAGTTGAAAAGTGGTAGATTTCTTTTAAATAATGAAAAATTTGAAATTATACCTATTAGTAGTAAGCTTGAATCTATTGAAACTATGGGCGGAATAGTTATCGAACCGGTCGAAACCATCATTAATGTAGAGTTTAGACAAAATGATTTGCTTATTTTACCAGGTTCTGATACTTGGATGGATGAAAATAATAATCAAGTTTTGGATATGATTCCGGATCTTCTGAAAAGGAATGTAATTGTAGCTGCAATATGTGGAGCTACAATTGCTCTTGCTAAGAAAGGAATTTTGGAAAATCTGAAGCACACGAGTAATGATAAAAATTTTCTAAAGATGATGTGTCCTGACTATGCCGGAGAAAGTTTTTATATCGAAGAACCAGCGATTACTGATGGAAATCTTATAACAGCTTCAGGTTTAGCACCTTTAGAATTTAGTTATCAAATTTTGCAGAAATTAAACGTCATGAAAAAAGACACTTTATATGCTTGGTATCAGCTTAATCTAACAAAAAAGTCAAAGTGGTTTTTTAGTCTATTAGAATCGATGAAATAG